The Spirochaetota bacterium genome includes a window with the following:
- a CDS encoding alpha-amylase family glycosyl hydrolase, whose protein sequence is MKFVYVFVVIILFLFLHSCGNNPTVQETRTNYNQVNNTNYTYITNNYTNTNYTYINQPVYVWVTNYSTSNVTFYITNTHYIDTNTNQIFISISNVYIAPPNDLWVYVYTNSKINSWASPQLYYWVVGTVINGAVNRLSNHNEFVVFRLTNIDFATSKVGIKLRKDASWSDQEPIKSENGPMYDRIVSIPIYSITNSTTNSTTNTVSGTNYITNRIATIISSPDKIYVHSPANWWESFPYFFESETNLYRDPPTNAVFEWFGANYQGGGVTYFLFYGPNLRRVWVAGDFSGWQRTNMYLSRDRVWWWTILSNTSPGQKYKFVIEKYNDPYLHWISDPGAKKNIYSPAMDTSGNESVIIDHSSYTWQSSSWQRPGYEYYIIYQIHIRTFYTNGPGDYYGWGTFETAINRFDYLTNLGFTAIEPLPINEFAGDQSWGYNYVLYYAPETAYVGTNLTTVNTFKKFVDEAHKRGMAVILDLVFNHIGPGDDIIAAYDPAIDWNNPQTYWYSGSTPWGPSFNYSNPIVKKFLIDSAKYFMKFYKIDGFRFDATYFIAYNNFSSPGGSFLYDMAIQLRQFATNDGNGPNLMLIAENLPTWNWITHKNSGRQDAQWNVDLAHELKKMFKTTPLDLNMSSLGNYILASALDNGLDNQNPYGLIAVQYLSSHDEVANGKRRPAADLKHRGWGNGEYDAQYQTLTGLATAIFARGIPMIFMGDEILEGFYSGDQEWFRDDVPINWSKIGNTRVTN, encoded by the coding sequence ATGAAGTTTGTGTATGTTTTTGTAGTTATTATCTTGTTCCTATTTTTACACAGTTGTGGTAATAATCCTACTGTTCAAGAAACTAGGACAAACTACAACCAGGTCAATAACACAAACTATACATATATTACGAATAACTACACTAATACTAATTACACTTACATTAACCAACCTGTGTATGTCTGGGTGACTAATTATTCTACAAGTAATGTTACATTCTATATAACAAACACTCATTACATAGATACCAATACTAATCAAATCTTTATTTCTATTTCAAATGTTTATATCGCTCCTCCTAATGATCTTTGGGTGTATGTATATACGAACTCTAAAATAAATTCTTGGGCTTCTCCACAGTTGTATTACTGGGTAGTGGGTACAGTAATAAACGGTGCCGTTAATAGACTATCAAATCATAATGAGTTTGTAGTGTTCAGACTTACGAACATAGATTTTGCTACTAGTAAAGTTGGTATAAAACTACGAAAAGATGCTAGTTGGTCCGATCAGGAACCTATAAAAAGTGAAAATGGACCTATGTATGATAGAATAGTATCAATTCCTATTTACAGTATCACAAACTCAACAACCAATTCAACAACTAATACCGTTAGCGGAACCAATTATATAACCAACAGAATAGCAACTATAATATCATCACCGGACAAGATATACGTACATTCTCCTGCTAACTGGTGGGAGTCATTCCCTTACTTCTTTGAGAGTGAGACAAATCTATACAGAGACCCTCCAACCAATGCTGTCTTTGAATGGTTTGGAGCTAACTATCAAGGTGGTGGTGTTACTTACTTCTTATTCTATGGACCTAACTTAAGGAGAGTTTGGGTGGCAGGAGACTTCAGTGGATGGCAAAGGACGAATATGTATCTAAGCAGAGACAGAGTGTGGTGGTGGACTATACTTTCAAACACTTCCCCTGGACAGAAGTATAAGTTTGTTATAGAAAAATATAACGATCCATACCTACACTGGATTTCAGACCCGGGAGCAAAGAAGAATATCTACTCACCTGCTATGGATACATCTGGTAATGAGTCTGTCATAATAGACCACTCATCTTACACGTGGCAATCTTCTTCTTGGCAAAGACCTGGGTATGAGTATTACATTATCTATCAAATCCATATAAGGACCTTTTACACAAACGGACCTGGGGATTACTATGGATGGGGAACTTTTGAAACTGCTATAAATAGGTTTGATTACCTCACTAACTTAGGTTTCACTGCGATTGAGCCGTTACCGATAAATGAGTTTGCTGGAGACCAATCCTGGGGATACAACTATGTGCTATACTACGCTCCTGAAACTGCGTATGTTGGAACAAACTTAACAACAGTAAATACTTTCAAGAAGTTTGTTGATGAAGCACACAAGAGAGGGATGGCCGTTATACTTGACCTTGTATTTAATCACATAGGACCTGGTGATGATATCATAGCAGCTTACGACCCTGCTATTGATTGGAACAATCCACAAACATATTGGTATTCAGGTTCTACGCCTTGGGGACCAAGTTTCAACTATTCAAATCCGATTGTCAAAAAGTTTCTGATAGACAGTGCTAAATACTTTATGAAGTTCTACAAGATAGATGGATTTAGGTTTGATGCGACATATTTTATAGCTTACAACAACTTCTCTTCACCAGGAGGTAGTTTCTTGTACGACATGGCTATACAACTGAGACAGTTCGCTACCAACGATGGTAACGGACCTAATTTAATGCTTATAGCGGAGAACCTACCGACTTGGAATTGGATTACGCATAAGAATAGTGGTAGGCAGGATGCTCAATGGAATGTTGACCTAGCTCATGAACTTAAGAAGATGTTTAAAACTACTCCCCTTGACCTTAATATGAGCAGTTTAGGTAATTACATTCTCGCTAGTGCGTTAGATAATGGACTAGATAACCAAAATCCTTACGGCTTGATTGCTGTTCAGTATCTATCATCTCACGATGAAGTAGCCAATGGTAAAAGGAGACCTGCTGCAGACTT
- a CDS encoding ZIP family metal transporter, which produces MTPEILKNINPLTLVTLGVLFTWMLNNLGAALSFIFPVINRKVLDFLLGLSGGIMLAASIWSLLIPSVEISNFFNLPGWIVGGTAFILGGVTVKAIDSILPHVHIGSDNVEGIPSNFRRVTLLYLAMTLHHIPEGFAVGVALGAMGLIPEYSGIPVAVGIGIQNIPEGLALAVAMLAYGISKIKSFIYSVLSGFSEVVGGVVGLLFIVSFPQLLPISLGIAAGAMFFVVIEEVIPESQLSGNTDISTIGAMVGFIVMMTLDTIQI; this is translated from the coding sequence ATGACACCAGAGATACTTAAAAACATAAATCCTCTTACTCTAGTAACCTTAGGTGTCCTTTTCACTTGGATGCTTAACAACCTAGGTGCAGCTCTATCTTTTATATTTCCTGTAATCAATAGAAAGGTTCTTGACTTTCTACTTGGTCTTTCTGGTGGTATAATGTTAGCAGCAAGTATATGGTCTCTTCTGATACCTTCCGTTGAAATATCAAATTTTTTTAACCTACCAGGCTGGATTGTTGGAGGTACGGCATTCATACTTGGGGGAGTGACGGTAAAAGCCATAGACAGTATACTTCCTCATGTTCACATTGGTTCAGATAATGTGGAAGGAATTCCCTCCAATTTTAGAAGAGTGACATTGCTTTACCTAGCAATGACATTACATCATATACCAGAAGGTTTTGCGGTAGGAGTAGCACTCGGCGCTATGGGACTAATACCAGAGTATAGTGGCATACCTGTTGCTGTCGGTATAGGTATCCAGAACATACCTGAAGGACTGGCTTTGGCTGTCGCTATGTTAGCTTACGGAATAAGCAAAATCAAGAGTTTTATTTACAGTGTTTTGTCAGGTTTTTCAGAAGTAGTAGGTGGAGTAGTAGGTTTACTCTTTATCGTTAGCTTCCCTCAACTGCTTCCAATCTCGCTAGGTATCGCCGCTGGTGCGATGTTTTTTGTAGTGATAGAGGAGGTCATACCAGAATCTCAACTTTCAGGGAATACCGATATATCAACAATTGGTGCTATGGTTGGATTTATAGTAATGATGACACTTGATACCATCCAAATCTAA